The following are encoded in a window of Sinorhizobium sojae CCBAU 05684 genomic DNA:
- a CDS encoding polyprenyl synthetase family protein produces MGVVIPLEDNKNKQASVKPLVGLTASDMERVNQLILSKAGSDVQMIPEVANHLISSGGKRLRPMLTLAAASMFGYDGDAHVKLATSVEFMHTATLLHDDVVDESDLRRGKSTARTIWGNQASVLVGDFLLGQAFRMMVDVGSLDALDVLSTAASVIAEGEVLQLSVAKNMETTEDDYLQVIRAKTAALFAAASEVGPIVAAASKADRNALKSYGMNLGLAFQLVDDVLDYGGSSSDLGKNVGDDFREGKITLPVILSYRRGTPQDRAFWREAIEGGASDAANLEKALGLIHRYGGLTDTIARAQHYGTIARDALAPLPASPWKSALTEVIDFCIERVS; encoded by the coding sequence TTGGGCGTAGTGATACCGCTGGAAGACAATAAAAACAAACAGGCGTCCGTGAAGCCGCTCGTCGGGCTCACGGCGTCGGACATGGAGCGGGTCAACCAGCTTATTCTTTCCAAGGCGGGCTCCGACGTGCAGATGATTCCGGAGGTCGCCAACCACCTGATTTCCTCGGGCGGCAAGCGCCTGCGGCCGATGCTGACGCTCGCCGCCGCTTCGATGTTCGGCTATGACGGCGACGCGCATGTCAAGCTCGCGACTAGCGTCGAGTTCATGCATACGGCGACGCTTCTGCACGACGATGTGGTCGACGAAAGCGATCTCAGGCGCGGCAAGTCGACGGCGCGGACGATCTGGGGCAACCAGGCGAGCGTGCTCGTCGGAGACTTCCTGCTCGGGCAGGCCTTCCGCATGATGGTGGATGTCGGTTCGTTGGATGCGCTCGACGTGCTGTCAACCGCCGCATCGGTGATCGCGGAGGGTGAAGTTCTCCAACTCTCCGTGGCCAAAAACATGGAGACCACCGAGGACGACTATCTGCAGGTGATCCGCGCCAAGACGGCCGCGCTTTTCGCCGCGGCCTCCGAGGTCGGCCCCATCGTTGCGGCTGCGAGCAAGGCCGATCGCAACGCGCTGAAGTCCTACGGCATGAATCTCGGCCTCGCCTTTCAACTCGTCGACGACGTTCTCGACTATGGTGGCTCGTCGAGCGATCTCGGCAAGAATGTCGGCGACGACTTCCGCGAGGGCAAGATCACGCTGCCGGTCATCCTCTCCTATCGTCGCGGCACGCCGCAGGACCGCGCCTTCTGGCGCGAAGCCATCGAAGGCGGCGCCAGCGATGCGGCCAATCTCGAAAAGGCGCTCGGCCTCATCCACCGCTACGGCGGGCTGACCGATACGATTGCGCGCGCCCAGCACTACGGCACGATCGCGCGCGATGCGCTCGCGCCCCTGCCGGCTTCCCCCTGGAAGTCGGCGCTAACCGAGGTGATCGATTTCTGCATCGAACGGGTGAGCTGA
- a CDS encoding putative signal transducing protein, with translation MKELIRTNDAVVLSFAESLMKDAGIACFVADRDMSILEGSLGLLPRRFLVAEEDAERARRILIEAGLEKELRQ, from the coding sequence ATGAAGGAACTCATCCGCACCAACGATGCCGTCGTTCTCTCCTTCGCAGAAAGCCTGATGAAGGATGCCGGGATCGCCTGTTTCGTCGCCGATCGCGACATGAGCATCCTTGAAGGCTCGCTCGGCCTGCTGCCGCGACGCTTCCTGGTGGCCGAGGAGGATGCCGAGCGGGCTCGGCGCATTCTGATCGAGGCGGGTCTGGAAAAGGAGCTGCGGCAGTGA